TGTCTATGTATcttctattttataaatacgTTCTTCTAACAAAAGGTTTTCTCATATATACTTCTATGTTTTAaatcacaaatattttatacaatattacTTTATGTctatatccatatatatataaatatatatatatatatatattataatctaCATACGTATacatgtaaatatttatatttttatatcttataatttatgtatatattttaataattttatgtacatacatatatatttccttAGATGTACATGCACATatccatttttataattttcatctattttcctttattgttttcatgttcatttatgtatttatttatatgtccatttttatgttttagtttatttatttatttatttgctatgatatatgcatgattgatttattttattgttcgttttgtaatatttgttcACATTATCATATCTATTATCCCACTATGCCTATTAACACTATacttcaaaaggaaaatttttcaaaaaggtAATGTTTTgccgtttggaaattcgagaaaacatgccctaaggtgctgggtgtcgatttttctcgttcaaccaaatgacttaatatccttttaaaatttcaaaataaggcaatgttttgcgtttgggaattcgagaacgtgccctaaggtctttgggtttcgatttctcgtttaaccaaattgccaaatatcCTATTGAATTTAAATCCATGCCGATgagttttttaaggatcgtattttaaatttctttaaagttttcaatcttcgacactaagacattaagtaatcaactaggtaccaattttgggcgatcgagggtgctaatccttcctcgtatgcgAACCGACTCCGAACTCGCTTTTTtcgaatttcgtggaccaaacttgttgttttaataaaatcaaaccttttattaaaacaaccacttttagtgatccaatcacaccttatcaaaaaagattggtggcgactcccattttcgttttcatttttcaaaacccaagtcgaccccgttttccatccaaaaaatggtgtcaacagcttggcgactccactggggactttttgaaaataagtgagtcgagccacgagttgattactttttgtctttttgtcgaaaattgaaaatttggtttaaatttacgatcctttcatGGCATTTCATTCTTCATTGTAATTTTCATCATTGTGGTTTATAATTActctgtttgtttaaattttggtatcttttgcattgcattgcatgacctatggtcacacccttttaagtgggagtgagaagctactccttcgtaaggttttcacctccgtgcaggatagtggatcgctttcggaatacatccgtacctatgtcttcgtgagattttcatctccgtgcagccatagggaaatgtattcccctgaaccgaacttcgatgcatatgagcctataatgggtgaagatcgaggaatctgctggttcgggtaccttatcTTTAGAACCAAccctcatatagtggacttaggaacttaacctaggtagagccactccaaatccctagtatttacctgattaggtacttATTGTTTTTCgtgcttgcttatgttttgttctaacccctcttgttgtgttttggttatgattgcattacattgcatttgcatcttaggaaagagatattgattcaagttcgattactaaattagaaagcttgtcatggaatacggattctttgataaattagaaaacaatacgacttcccgaatatattctgagaaacacaggaatggcgatggaagagttcgtgaccctgCTTTATGGCCTCAAGATTCAAGGCAATTGCCTAAGAGCCTTTAACATTCCAACCCCTTTAAGAGGCGGACGAGCCTTAGGAGGATGGACAGGTGATGGATTGCAACCAAGATCAAGAGAAGAagctagcaatggcatctattggcgagattacctcaaacaTGCGGATAAAGAAAAAGActgatgttgtttcttggaatatgagggtgaggccgtacatgtatccgttttatgtaagggaatttgctttctagaaaagtttcctaaatgtaattgaatcagaatcaacgtctctttaggcattcatttcattcatttttttacattgcattacatgcattaaaatccattgaaagagtctaaacgagtaaatttatttcagctaactTGGAAAAcaaaccaaccaaacacccttacgatatccaagcaaagactagagaaatggaacgaaggttggaaaaattagagcgaatgcagattcagatgcaggagcaattgactgaatttcaacaggagatgagagatcagatgctagaattacggAGAACTATGATAAAccagttcaaccgattgctagTTGGAAAGTCAAAAGAAGTGAAAGACCCGGTGGTTTactttggggttgataatgaggatcttgTCTATTCCTTAGATTGTACTCCGACAAGTGTCCAGATTCAGCCAGATGGGCGTCCACAAGGAGCACTTTTTACTATCGGATCCCAATattatcagactggtacatcgacaccaGTGAATTGCCTGACAGGCTTAGAATCCAATTTGAGGAATGATTTAGCTAATCTTGTTGCTAATCTAGCCgaaataaagaagatgatgatagaATATCCAGATACTACAAAGGCCCTAGGGAAGAAAGGGAATAAAGGGGATAATGTAGGCAGATATAACAAGGgtcactcaaaaccaatcactgtgggcAGGCCAAAGACGGAGACCACCAGCCATCAgagccctttaaagcaagaatctcGAGTGAAACAAGGCACTGAGaacctccagttcacgccaatttcgatgtcatataaggagctgtatcaaagcttgttcgatgcgcatgttgttgctcctcattacttaaaacccatacaacccccgtatcccaaatggtatgacatgaatgcacaatgtgactaccatgcgggaattacggggcattcaatagagaattgcattgccttcaagaagctagtcgaaaaatttatcaacatgggtattgtcaagttgggtgaTTCATCTAGTGCAAAAAGCCATCTACCCAATCATGTTGACCACGGGATGAATGAGATATATGAAGCAGTGTTGGGAAGCGTTCACATCCATGCCATACATGAAGACGCAAAGGAAAAGAGACCTTGTTAGATACCTGCCCTTATAAATCTGGAGTGTTTTAAGCAATTAGCTTgtggaagaaatccctgtagttatcagggcttatttagagtaatgtccagaacttttttgttgtttttagcctaaaacgatttctttgtgaaataggctaatgtctgaacgtcattattctaataaaatacatctttgcattcctTTTTGAGctaatattctttcattctttttgaataattatttctgattctttcattcttttgaattttcttccaaaccatcattcattcattcataattatatgatacaaataattattcatgaatctatacattcttttgtatattctttggtacttgcTATGGGTCCCGGATATCAATTACGTGAATGACTCGCTCTGCACCTgcattttccttttgagcgaggcatgtgttcagagggatctcaatgctttgaaaatgacaaagattgtagtttatctcctgacttgttaaggatggttgaacaagaggatagacagatcctacctcacaaggaatcatcaGAAATCGTGAGCTTGGCAAATATTAGAATTGACCAGATCGCAAAAATGAAGTAAGACCTCATcaagttacctctagagttcgaAGATATCTTTGTAgaatcataccaggatatgcccgggttaaaTGCCGATAATAAAATCTGCACAACAGCACCatgtcagaaatttgcagtatgaacAGTGCAATTCTTTGCcagggcaatgcctttctcgttgGGTCAGCATAGCAtagctaatccttcctcgtgcgtaaccaactcccgaacccgtttttcctgaatttcgtggaccaaacttgttgttttaataaaatcaaaccttttattaaaaacaatcacttttcgggtgatccaatcacaccttatcaaaaaagattggtggcgactcccgttttcgttttcatttttcaaaacccaagtcgaccccgttttccatccaaaaaaatggtgtcaacaagtACCATAGATAGCTGACgaactctttaatttaatagatCCAAGGCTTTAAAATATTGTTTCGAAATGTGATTGAGAAGACATTTGttgttctaaaaaatatttctcatattaacaaCATCACACTAgtataacataaaaaagaagGTTGGAGCATAATAGCATgttgcatattttataactttaaccAATGGTGGAATTGACATAACTCATACTTCGTAGAGTACATGGAAGAAGAAGATCTTGATAACTCATAATTTGGTCAAATATCAGCAGATTATGATAAAGagcatatattaaatattgaagaggAATAACTCAACATATATGCATTAGAACAATTAGAtgaatttacatataatatttaattttcttgctaTTTTTGTTAGTAATCGTGTTATCAACTACTTTTTATgctaacataatacatatgatgatttggttttaatttgtgttacttgtttataaattattttatcataataataatttctatagtaattaatatattttaaataaaaatataaattatgtaatctgCGTAATTAAAAATTGCACTATCAAACATGGCATAAGGAATTACAATATGTAATTTAACCATATATTagcatataatttaataatttattacaagactaaattgcaacttTTCATTTTGGGGCCAAGGTTCTGTCTTAGATTCACATTTGTATatggattattattatttgatgcaATGATGGTAGCATAGGCGAAGTTAGAAAATTGTTTAGggggccgaaattaaattgtaatttttatgatagtaaaaatacaatttcatcattttaatagcctatatatttataaattttaaagaattaaatcaatatttttatcaattttaaggaggctaaagtgtaattttacctttactaatttaaaattttaaaatgcttaaatgaaaaattttccattttaaggagGCCCAGACCCTTGCTGGCCCCCTAGCTACACCCCTAGATGGTAGAGTTTTTTAACTCCATAAGAGAGGTTAAATGAGGAAATCATTTTCCTCAAGTTAGTATGATAacagtttttttaataatcttattataagttctgatcatatctactcttgatacaatgcctagaactaagACTCACGTCTTCCTGTATTGGTAACAATATCCAtatcaatcgagctaagactcaatcggtcCAATCGAGTTAAAGACTCAATCAACATTAtgataacaattttaaatagtaaCGAAAGACGTATATAGTAAATTTTCGaatcaaattcattaattccaAAATCTTCAAAGTAGATACGGAAAATCTgaagtaataaatttttttaaaacatttatgtttcatttttaaaCATCTGTCAGCTCTTAGTAAAACATTTTTTGGGTATATATAGTTAGGTTTAGGTAGCCATTGTTGAATAACCAAGTAGCTTCCAAATTAAAACTCACTAGTTTTAATTTCTTCAATGGAAAGTAAACATGTTCATCAAAAAATCGCTGCAATGAGGCAATCCTTCTTTGATGAGGTTTGATTTACTCTTTACATCAAaacatgcattcatgcatctatatttgacaaaattaaggatgtTTTTATGTTAAACATGAATTCAGGAGGTTTTAGACGAAAAATTTTCTCAACTGGAGCAGCTAGAGGGTAAAGATAACCCCAACTTTGTTGAAGAGGTGTTTACCATGTACTTCAGGGACTCCACTGCATTTCTAGAAACTATTGAGCAGGCAATGTAAGTATTGTTATacaattatagtaaaaataaccCGACTCGAAATCCGATCTGATAAACCCCTTATTTATATGTTTCTGAAGACCACTCTAGGGAGGGGGCACTCCAGACTCCATtttctttatcttcttcttcttctttgcttcttcaCCCTTCGCTTCCTTCTCCACTTCTGTTGATATCACATTTCAACAAGTATACATTGATTAAGATGATGACATGAATATTACTAGAGTGCTAATcttcaaaacataatttatgaAGGAAAACTATCCCTATTGATTCAATAAAAGTGGACAACATCCTGCATCAGCTCAAGGGCAGCAGTGCCAGGTAAATTTCCAAGAAtccctaaaaagaaaaaagcttaATCAACGTTGTTCTAATGGAAAACTTTCGTTTTTAATGAAGTGTTGGTGCTAATAAAGTACTAAAAGAGGTCAACAAAACAAGACAAGTTTTAGGGAAAGGAAACCTGGAAGGGTAACATTCTTTGCTTACATCTATAATATAGttatatgtatgatttgaaaatgtatgtatgtgatGACTTCCATGCATATGCAGGACAAAAGCTGGCATCTTGGAGCTGCGAAAGGAGTATGACAGTTTCAAAGCCAAGCTTGAACCCTACTTTCAGGTTTAACTCAGCTCAaccattttctttttgcttctcCTATGCACAACTCTCACgttgcatttttatttatttatttatgacaAGCAGCTGAAGCAAGCAAACTCAGTGGCCCAAGAGAAGTGATCATATGCGGGAGCTGAAATAGAAGATGGCATTCCCTGCAAATCCACCATTTTAATGTTATAGAGTCTTTTTACAATAAATATTTGTTAGCTTTATGTTGATTTCTGAAGTTTCAGTTTCTAGATTTTGGATCTACACAAGATTTGTACAAGCTCTGTGTAGATTTCTATTTCCTTGCATAATAAAAAGGATGCCTTCTACAACTTTTAATTAGATTTCTATTTCCATATATCGATGAATTCTTATATATTAGTATAATTATACAATAATGTTGGGAATAAACCCGTATAAACAATGAAATAGAAAAGTAGAGAAGATcgaatataaatattatgtgAAAACTCCTCTAAAGAGTAtgaaaaccacgggcaaaggagGCTTCGGCTTTTCattaaatgagtaaacaaacgagagtataatatagaaaaaataaacctaaacatACTAAACATACAAATGCAAACCCTGAAAATAAAGCCCTAACTCGAAAACAAAATTCTCTCCATAGTTACCACGAAAACTCTCATTAAAACTCATCTGTGACTACATCTTGTCGTCCCTAAAAGAAAAGTCATGTAGTACTACATCTTTAATtacctttttaatttatctGTTAAAACATGGATACAATACCACTTTAAATAAGCTAAGATTAAAGGTCTAATTGTACTAAAACATGCCTGGTGTAATCAGAATTTAACTGGGAAAAGATAGAAGAGTTTAATTGGGAGAAGAAACCTAATTTATGTGGGGAACACGTCGCCATGTCACAACATCCCCATTCACGTCATCACGCCGTCATCCGTCGTCGCAACTTTAGGAAGTTTCTCGTTATGATGTCGTCGTCTAATCGACCGACCCACAAATAAGTTACAAAGAAGCTTTCTacaatttttacataatttttaattaaattatgcacgTGATGTGCGAAAATTCGTTACGCAAGTGCATGTGTCTaatcaagtaataaattgaTAAGAAAATATCGTTCCTACAAGGATCAAATTCTAAGTTGTTATGTACCAACTATTCAGTTTTATCTAATtcgaatcaagaaaataaattttaattgctaataaaactaaattaagcaaattaaagagattttattaaactaaaacaataaaaattactaaGTTTCTCAATCAATTTTATGATCTTGGAACTATAACTTCGCCTATTTTAGTTAATCAATTATCTCTTGCTCAATTGTTCAACTTATGTAATTACTAAACTAAGATTCAATGGTATTAACTAGATCCTTACAGTATTTAGTTAAGTTAATCCATTTTCCCCACTAACTATATTCTTTTGTTAAGCAAGTTGAGTGAAGTCAGTACAATCAAACCCGTAATTGGGTTGATTAGGGCATCAGGTATATTCCTACCCTAACCGCAAATCAACTTGTTTGTTGACACTACTAAAGTTAATCTTAATCTATTCAGTCAAGATATCAACATTAATTTTCTCTTCCAAGACAAATCAAGATTATCGGATTAGTGCAACTTGGTGATAATAGAAGCAGATTAAATAAGCACTAGagtgaataaataattaatataaatcaaaataattgaagagaaaataattaattaactaaaaaataggATTCATCATCATTTCAAGAAAAGAGAGTTTAGTTCATgttaatttgagaaaacaacacaagaagaaattcaaaacaaacttgcattgataaaaagtaaaaaagaaataatctaGAGAGAAAATATTTACTGAATTGATACCAAGCGCTCCagatc
This genomic stretch from Gossypium raimondii isolate GPD5lz chromosome 6, ASM2569854v1, whole genome shotgun sequence harbors:
- the LOC105773947 gene encoding histidine-containing phosphotransfer protein 4, which translates into the protein MESKHVHQKIAAMRQSFFDEEVLDEKFSQLEQLEGKDNPNFVEEVFTMYFRDSTAFLETIEQAMKTIPIDSIKVDNILHQLKGSSASVGANKVLKEVNKTRQVLGKGNLEGTKAGILELRKEYDSFKAKLEPYFQLKQANSVAQEK